In a genomic window of Saccharothrix sp. HUAS TT1:
- a CDS encoding cytochrome P450: protein MDASGAHHLPSATVASFDQHDAAFIADPYPAFAAMRAQGGVHWHEGMGIAVAVSHGAASAVLRHRSLGRIWTDAEPVDRFASFNLLHRNSMLENEPPTHSRLRRLVAAAFGRGHVERLRPWIADLADRLVDELVAKIGSEGQADLLSHVAAPLPVEVIAELLGVPASDRPLLQPWSNAIVKMYEYGLPGDRRAAAEHAATEFVAYLRELVALRRASPGADLVSDLVAVTGADGAKLTEDELVATAVLLLMAGHEATVNVIGNGVRALMLHQDQWRRLVADHSLLPTAVEELIRYDSPLQLFERTATEPVTIAGYEVEPGRRIAALLGAAARDPEVFTDPDTFDITRDPNPHLGFGMGIHYCLGAPLARIEVQAALSALVRKLPTAELAAEPRRRAEFVMRGLHDLPLAGR, encoded by the coding sequence ATGGACGCGAGCGGCGCTCACCACCTACCGTCCGCAACCGTGGCCTCCTTCGACCAGCACGACGCCGCCTTCATCGCGGACCCGTACCCGGCGTTCGCCGCGATGCGCGCGCAGGGCGGGGTGCACTGGCACGAGGGGATGGGCATCGCGGTGGCGGTGTCGCACGGCGCGGCGTCGGCCGTGCTCCGGCACCGGTCGCTCGGCCGGATCTGGACCGACGCGGAGCCCGTCGACCGGTTCGCCTCGTTCAACCTGCTGCACCGCAACTCCATGCTGGAGAACGAGCCGCCGACGCACAGCAGGCTGCGCAGGCTGGTCGCCGCCGCGTTCGGCCGCGGTCACGTCGAGCGGCTGCGGCCGTGGATCGCCGACCTGGCCGACCGGCTGGTGGACGAGCTGGTGGCCAAGATCGGCTCCGAGGGCCAGGCCGACCTGCTGTCCCACGTCGCCGCCCCGCTGCCGGTCGAGGTGATCGCCGAACTGCTCGGCGTGCCCGCGAGCGACCGGCCGCTGCTCCAGCCGTGGTCGAACGCCATCGTGAAGATGTACGAGTACGGCCTGCCCGGGGACCGGCGGGCGGCAGCCGAGCACGCGGCCACCGAGTTCGTCGCCTACCTGCGGGAACTGGTCGCGCTGCGGCGCGCGTCGCCCGGCGCCGACCTGGTGTCCGACCTGGTGGCGGTGACCGGCGCGGACGGCGCGAAGCTGACCGAGGACGAGCTGGTGGCGACCGCCGTGCTGCTGCTCATGGCCGGTCACGAGGCCACCGTCAACGTCATCGGCAACGGCGTGCGGGCGTTGATGCTGCACCAGGACCAGTGGCGGCGGCTGGTGGCCGACCACTCCCTGCTGCCGACGGCGGTCGAGGAGCTGATCCGCTACGACTCGCCGCTGCAGCTGTTCGAGCGCACCGCGACCGAGCCCGTCACCATCGCCGGGTACGAGGTGGAGCCGGGCCGCAGGATCGCCGCGCTGCTCGGCGCGGCGGCCCGCGACCCGGAGGTCTTCACCGACCCGGACACCTTCGACATCACCCGCGACCCCAACCCGCACCTCGGGTTCGGCATGGGCATCCACTACTGCCTGGGCGCGCCCCTGGCCCGCATCGAGGTCCAGGCCGCCCTGTCCGCCCTGGTCCGCAAGCTGCCGACCGCCGAGCTGGCCGCCGAACCGCGGCGGCGGGCCGAGTTCGTCATGCGCGGCCTGCACGACCTGCCGCTGGCTGGGCGCTGA
- a CDS encoding DUF397 domain-containing protein, with product MAVSTVDFPGASWRKSSRSNGASNANCVEVAFTGPAVAVRDSKNPDAATLAFPAVQWSSFLRHWGS from the coding sequence ATGGCTGTGTCCACAGTGGACTTCCCCGGTGCGTCGTGGCGGAAGAGCAGCCGGAGCAACGGCGCCAGCAACGCCAACTGCGTCGAAGTGGCGTTCACGGGACCGGCGGTGGCCGTGCGGGACTCGAAGAACCCCGACGCGGCGACGCTCGCGTTCCCCGCTGTCCAGTGGTCGTCCTTCCTGCGGCACTGGGGCTCCTGA
- a CDS encoding helix-turn-helix domain-containing protein, translating to MPTPPPFRRRRLGRKLARMRTSAKLTLDEAARALYRTKSTLHRLERGETILDVHLAKSMMDLYDQYDPDLLDQALRAREPGWWTTYGIENQGYIDVETEASDVRDLSPSIIPGLLQTSGYMRAVFEAHRLKRTKRWLENDIRVRQIRQERLTDREDPLRLHAIIEEAALRKMVGGREVMHEQLAHLLDMAEQPNVTIQLVSAEQGVVDGMVTAFTLLGFPGSDEPEVLYIEYLTGALHIEEERELQEARLTFDFVASRALGTELSVALIERVLAEGER from the coding sequence GTGCCCACTCCGCCACCGTTCCGCCGCCGTCGGCTGGGGCGCAAGCTCGCCCGGATGCGGACCAGCGCCAAGCTGACCCTGGACGAGGCGGCCCGTGCCCTCTACCGCACCAAGTCCACCCTGCACCGGTTGGAGAGGGGCGAGACGATCCTGGACGTCCACCTCGCCAAGTCGATGATGGACCTCTACGACCAGTACGACCCCGACCTCCTCGACCAGGCGCTGAGGGCCCGCGAGCCCGGCTGGTGGACCACCTACGGCATCGAGAACCAGGGCTACATCGACGTCGAGACCGAGGCGTCCGACGTGCGCGACCTGTCGCCGTCGATCATCCCCGGCCTGCTCCAGACCTCCGGCTACATGCGTGCGGTGTTCGAGGCGCACCGGCTGAAGCGGACCAAGCGCTGGCTGGAGAACGACATCCGGGTCCGGCAGATCCGCCAGGAGCGCCTGACCGACCGGGAAGATCCGCTGCGGCTGCACGCGATCATCGAGGAAGCCGCGCTGCGCAAGATGGTCGGTGGCCGGGAGGTCATGCACGAGCAGCTGGCGCACCTCCTCGACATGGCCGAACAGCCCAACGTGACGATCCAACTGGTGTCCGCCGAACAGGGCGTGGTCGACGGCATGGTGACCGCGTTCACGCTGCTGGGCTTCCCCGGATCGGACGAACCCGAGGTGCTGTACATCGAGTACCTGACCGGAGCGCTGCACATCGAGGAGGAGCGGGAGCTGCAAGAGGCTAGACTGACGTTCGATTTCGTGGCCTCCCGGGCGCTGGGCACGGAGCTTTCGGTGGCCTTGATCGAACGGGTTCTGGCCGAGGGGGAAAGGTGA
- a CDS encoding DUF4328 domain-containing protein: MALRPLRVDWVATPPPGAYPHRRQGAPRRPYTGPPSYPVPPRWGFPLLAWRWPTSVATDDDRPVDGVDQVQRLARTASHALGLAGLTAVWAAGSEVWRYVLLLLSRYGAMSGTTVGVSDAMVVASSVVMFVASATALVFTLLWLRRARNAAAAEAGYGPSRTDREVLVGLVVPGVNLVVPGSVLAELEHAALREPATTRPTPSKLVRWWWGLWAAAGLFSAFTLAWGFRAGVQALADGVLLHAVADLLAAAVAILTAAVVRHVTTLLLPVDVAAIRRMRVVDVRDAPEPTLRPVRSSGSPR; encoded by the coding sequence ATGGCGCTGCGACCGCTGCGGGTGGACTGGGTGGCGACCCCGCCACCCGGCGCCTACCCGCACCGTCGCCAGGGCGCGCCGCGCCGGCCGTACACCGGCCCGCCGTCGTACCCGGTGCCACCGCGCTGGGGCTTCCCGCTGCTGGCGTGGCGCTGGCCCACGTCCGTGGCCACGGACGACGACCGGCCGGTGGACGGCGTCGACCAGGTGCAGCGCCTGGCGCGCACGGCGTCCCACGCCCTCGGGCTGGCCGGGCTGACCGCCGTCTGGGCGGCGGGCAGCGAGGTGTGGCGGTACGTGCTGCTGCTGCTCAGCCGGTACGGGGCGATGTCGGGCACCACGGTCGGCGTGTCGGACGCGATGGTCGTGGCGTCGTCGGTGGTGATGTTCGTGGCGTCCGCGACAGCCCTGGTCTTCACCCTGCTCTGGCTGCGCCGCGCCCGCAACGCCGCCGCCGCCGAAGCGGGCTACGGGCCGTCCAGGACCGACCGGGAGGTGCTGGTCGGCCTGGTGGTCCCCGGCGTCAACCTGGTCGTGCCCGGCTCGGTGCTGGCCGAGCTGGAGCACGCCGCCCTGCGCGAACCGGCCACCACCCGCCCGACCCCGTCCAAGCTCGTCCGCTGGTGGTGGGGCCTGTGGGCGGCGGCCGGCCTGTTCTCGGCCTTCACCCTGGCCTGGGGCTTCCGCGCCGGTGTCCAGGCGCTGGCGGACGGCGTGCTGCTGCACGCCGTGGCCGACCTCCTGGCCGCCGCCGTGGCCATCCTGACGGCCGCCGTGGTCCGCCACGTCACCACCCTCCTGCTGCCGGTCGACGTGGCCGCCATCCGCCGGATGCGGGTGGTCGACGTCAGGGACGCCCCGGAGCCGACCCTGCGCCCGGTCCGGTCGTCGGGCTCGCCCCGCTGA
- a CDS encoding rhodanese-like domain-containing protein — protein sequence MGTVTVPSVEVSEVPAELPAGKVLLDVREADEWAAGHAPGAVHIPMSELAGRLADLPGDSEFYVVCRAGGRSARVTQYLNANGWEATNVDGGMQVWAASGRPLVGEVDGAEPEVI from the coding sequence ATGGGCACCGTGACCGTTCCCAGCGTTGAAGTGTCCGAGGTGCCGGCGGAGCTGCCGGCGGGCAAGGTGCTGCTCGACGTCCGCGAGGCCGACGAGTGGGCGGCGGGCCATGCCCCGGGCGCAGTGCACATCCCGATGAGCGAGCTGGCCGGTCGGCTGGCCGACCTGCCCGGCGACTCCGAGTTCTACGTCGTGTGCCGCGCCGGCGGCCGTTCCGCGCGGGTCACGCAGTACCTGAACGCCAACGGCTGGGAGGCGACCAACGTCGACGGCGGCATGCAGGTGTGGGCCGCGTCCGGCCGCCCGCTGGTCGGCGAGGTCGACGGCGCGGAGCCCGAGGTCATCTGA
- a CDS encoding cation acetate symporter, with protein sequence MNGSALLNIGIFALFVAATLVVVIRASRNTKTAADYLAAGRAFTGPQNGVAIAGDYLSAASFLGIAGAIALNGYDGFLYSIGFLVAWLVALLLVAELLRNTGKYTMGDVLSFRMRQRPVRAAAATSTMAVSFFYLLAQMAGAGGLVALLLGITGKFGQAVVIAVVGALMIAYVLIGGMKGTTWVQIIKAVLLIVGAGVMTVWVLAKFGFNLSSLLGAAVDAAPKAGEKLLGPGLQYGATGTSKLDFLSLALALVLGTAGLPHILMRFYTVPTAKEARRSVVWAIWLIGLFYLFTLVLGYGAGALVGADKIRAAPGGANSAAPLLAEALGGPLLLGLIAAVAFATILAVVAGLTITASASFAHDIYANIIKKGEVEDKDAEVKVARRTAIVIGIVSILGGIAANGQNIAFLVALAFAVAASANLPTILYSLFWKRFNTSGALWSIYGGLAVTITLIVLSPAVSGKPTSMFKDVDFALFPLSNPGIVSIPVAFLLGYIGTVMSKENDKEKYAEMEVRALTGVGAEKAVAH encoded by the coding sequence GTGAACGGCAGCGCCCTGCTCAACATCGGGATCTTCGCACTCTTCGTCGCGGCCACCCTGGTCGTCGTCATCCGGGCCAGCCGCAACACCAAGACGGCGGCCGACTACCTGGCCGCCGGCCGCGCGTTCACCGGCCCGCAGAACGGCGTCGCCATCGCGGGCGACTACCTGTCCGCCGCGTCGTTCCTCGGCATCGCGGGCGCCATCGCGCTCAACGGCTACGACGGCTTCCTGTACTCCATCGGCTTCCTGGTCGCGTGGCTGGTCGCGCTGCTGCTGGTGGCCGAGCTGCTGCGCAACACCGGCAAGTACACGATGGGCGACGTGCTCAGCTTCCGGATGAGGCAGCGCCCGGTGCGCGCCGCGGCGGCGACGTCCACCATGGCCGTGTCGTTCTTCTACCTGCTGGCGCAGATGGCGGGCGCAGGCGGCCTGGTCGCCCTGCTGCTCGGCATCACCGGCAAGTTCGGCCAGGCCGTCGTGATCGCGGTGGTCGGCGCCCTGATGATCGCCTACGTGCTCATCGGCGGCATGAAGGGCACCACCTGGGTCCAGATCATCAAGGCCGTGCTGCTCATCGTCGGCGCCGGCGTGATGACGGTGTGGGTGCTGGCCAAGTTCGGCTTCAACCTGTCCTCGCTGCTCGGCGCGGCCGTGGACGCCGCGCCGAAGGCCGGCGAGAAGCTGCTCGGCCCCGGCCTGCAGTACGGCGCGACCGGCACGTCGAAGCTGGACTTCCTGTCGCTGGCCCTCGCGCTGGTGCTGGGCACGGCCGGCCTGCCGCACATCCTGATGCGCTTCTACACCGTGCCGACCGCCAAGGAAGCCCGCCGCTCGGTGGTCTGGGCGATCTGGCTGATCGGCCTGTTCTACCTGTTCACGCTGGTCCTGGGCTACGGCGCGGGCGCGCTGGTCGGCGCGGACAAGATCCGGGCGGCCCCGGGTGGCGCCAACTCGGCGGCCCCGCTGCTCGCCGAGGCGCTGGGCGGCCCGCTGCTGCTCGGCCTGATCGCGGCGGTCGCGTTCGCCACGATCCTCGCCGTGGTGGCCGGTCTGACGATCACCGCGTCGGCGTCGTTCGCGCACGACATCTACGCCAACATCATCAAGAAGGGCGAGGTGGAGGACAAGGACGCGGAGGTCAAGGTCGCGCGCCGGACGGCGATCGTGATCGGCATCGTGTCCATCCTCGGCGGCATCGCGGCCAACGGCCAGAACATCGCGTTCCTGGTGGCCCTGGCGTTCGCGGTGGCGGCGTCGGCGAACCTGCCGACCATCCTGTACTCGCTGTTCTGGAAGCGGTTCAACACCTCCGGCGCGCTGTGGAGCATCTACGGCGGCCTCGCCGTCACGATCACGCTGATCGTGCTGTCGCCCGCGGTGTCCGGCAAGCCGACCTCGATGTTCAAGGACGTCGACTTCGCGCTGTTCCCGCTGTCCAACCCGGGCATCGTGTCGATCCCGGTCGCGTTCCTCCTCGGCTACATCGGCACCGTGATGTCGAAGGAGAACGACAAGGAGAAGTACGCGGAGATGGAGGTGCGCGCCCTCACCGGCGTCGGCGCCGAGAAGGCGGTGGCCCACTAG
- a CDS encoding DUF485 domain-containing protein produces MSTSEQHTPADAPGNHNWVEVQESPDFRELRRRLRSFVFPMAGLFLAWYLLYVLLADYAHGFMSTKVIGNINWGLILGLLQFVSTFAITTLYVRHANKNLDPKAEKLRNELEGGHA; encoded by the coding sequence GTGAGCACCTCTGAGCAGCACACCCCAGCCGACGCCCCGGGCAATCACAACTGGGTGGAAGTGCAGGAGAGCCCGGACTTCCGCGAGCTGCGCCGGCGGCTGCGGAGCTTCGTCTTCCCCATGGCCGGCCTCTTCCTGGCCTGGTACCTGCTGTACGTGCTCCTCGCCGATTACGCACACGGGTTCATGTCGACGAAGGTCATCGGCAACATCAACTGGGGCCTGATCCTCGGCCTGCTGCAGTTCGTCTCGACGTTCGCCATCACCACGCTGTACGTGCGGCACGCGAACAAGAACCTCGACCCCAAGGCGGAGAAGCTCCGCAACGAGCTCGAAGGGGGTCACGCGTGA
- a CDS encoding cation acetate symporter: MIQNPWSLVLVGVMAVLTFLLGYVGSRRANTTPDFLVARRGVPATRNAAAISGEYLSAASFLGVAGLVLKDGVDALWYPIGFTAGYLAVMLFVAAPLRRSGAYTLPDFAEARLGPSKLRKYCTFFVICIGVLYLVPQLQSAGLTLHTITGLPAWLGLVVVAVIVAVNVLGGGMRAITLVQAFQYWGKLFAIAAPTFVIFALFLTGPGNGAQPVDSAGVLRFPEDVAVTTVDPVRVRVDVAVRLSATGSVNGAPAAGPVYWTPGLHEVGADTELRFTAGSPVPVVEGAPTSNHDWLRPQTEGLSGLFETYSLIFATFLGTMGLPHVLVRFYTNPDGRAARRTALHVLYLLGLFYLFPTVLGVISRQYLPQLLVTGKTDAAVLLLPTTMQPNVLGQVLGAVVAAGAFAAFLSTSSGLLVSVAGVVSTDILPGKVRDFRWATVLTGAVAIGLALVLPRSDASLTVAMSFALAASTFCPLLLLGIWWRGLTWVGAVAGLVVGGGMVILAQAVTVVSSYTGQWAPSVLSQPALVTVPAAFLTMVMISKLTARRRPDDVNQILLRLHAPDPLGFMRDRDVQRFGTAEEKARLTDGKHRGGTAPSTS; the protein is encoded by the coding sequence GTGATCCAGAACCCCTGGAGCCTCGTGCTCGTCGGCGTGATGGCGGTGCTGACGTTCCTGCTGGGCTACGTGGGCTCCCGCCGGGCGAACACGACACCGGACTTCCTGGTGGCCCGCCGCGGCGTCCCGGCCACCCGCAACGCCGCCGCGATCTCCGGCGAGTACCTGTCCGCCGCGTCGTTCCTCGGCGTGGCCGGGCTCGTGCTGAAGGACGGCGTCGACGCGCTGTGGTACCCGATCGGCTTCACCGCCGGGTACCTGGCGGTGATGCTGTTCGTGGCCGCGCCGCTGCGGCGGTCCGGCGCCTACACCCTGCCGGACTTCGCCGAGGCGCGGCTCGGGCCGTCGAAGCTGCGGAAGTACTGCACGTTCTTCGTGATCTGCATCGGCGTGCTGTACCTGGTGCCGCAGCTGCAGTCGGCCGGGCTGACGCTGCACACGATCACCGGGCTGCCCGCGTGGCTGGGGCTCGTGGTGGTGGCGGTGATCGTCGCGGTGAACGTCCTCGGCGGCGGGATGCGGGCGATCACGCTGGTGCAGGCGTTCCAGTACTGGGGCAAGCTGTTCGCCATCGCCGCGCCGACGTTCGTGATCTTCGCGCTGTTCCTGACCGGTCCGGGCAACGGGGCGCAGCCGGTGGACTCCGCGGGCGTGCTGCGGTTCCCCGAGGACGTCGCGGTGACGACGGTCGACCCGGTGCGGGTGCGGGTCGACGTGGCCGTGCGGCTGTCCGCGACCGGTTCGGTGAACGGCGCGCCCGCGGCCGGGCCGGTGTACTGGACGCCCGGCCTGCACGAGGTCGGCGCGGACACCGAGCTGCGGTTCACCGCGGGGTCGCCGGTGCCGGTGGTCGAGGGCGCGCCGACGTCGAACCACGACTGGCTGCGACCGCAGACCGAGGGGCTGTCCGGGCTGTTCGAGACGTACTCGCTGATCTTCGCGACGTTCCTCGGCACGATGGGCCTGCCGCACGTGCTGGTGCGGTTCTACACCAACCCGGACGGGCGGGCGGCGCGGCGCACGGCGCTGCACGTGCTGTACCTGCTGGGGCTGTTCTACCTCTTCCCGACCGTGCTGGGCGTGATCTCGCGCCAGTACCTGCCGCAGCTGCTGGTGACGGGGAAGACCGACGCGGCGGTGCTGCTGCTGCCGACCACCATGCAGCCCAACGTGCTGGGCCAGGTGCTGGGCGCGGTCGTCGCGGCGGGCGCGTTCGCGGCGTTCCTGTCCACCTCGTCGGGGCTGCTCGTGTCGGTGGCCGGGGTGGTGTCGACGGACATCCTGCCGGGCAAGGTGCGCGACTTCCGCTGGGCGACGGTGCTGACCGGCGCGGTGGCGATCGGGCTGGCGCTCGTGCTGCCGCGGTCGGACGCGTCGTTGACGGTGGCGATGTCGTTCGCGCTGGCCGCGTCGACGTTCTGCCCCCTGTTGCTGCTGGGCATCTGGTGGCGCGGGCTGACGTGGGTCGGCGCGGTGGCCGGGCTGGTGGTCGGCGGCGGCATGGTGATCCTGGCGCAGGCGGTGACGGTGGTCAGCTCCTACACCGGGCAGTGGGCGCCGTCGGTGCTCTCCCAGCCGGCGCTGGTGACGGTGCCGGCCGCGTTCCTGACCATGGTGATGATCAGCAAGCTGACCGCGCGCCGCAGGCCCGACGACGTGAACCAGATCCTGCTGCGGCTGCACGCGCCGGACCCGCTCGGCTTCATGCGCGACCGCGACGTGCAGCGGTTCGGGACGGCCGAGGAGAAGGCCCGGCTGACGGACGGGAAGCACCGCGGCGGAACGGCGCCGTCGACCTCTTGA
- a CDS encoding LytR/AlgR family response regulator transcription factor gives MRGTVSTPVNSRADGTGLLVLAVDDEAPGLSEIKYLLESSPHIRRVLTAFDAAEALRILRGDYDVEVMDRTRAGLPPVDAVFADINMPGLSGTDLARVLGAFRAPPALVFVTGVEHSEAVVAFEVGALDFVTKPINEDRVNKAISRVVDRVAATPAVNPEPAAAEPQDDEVIPVELGGTIKLVPRATVRYVEAQGDYARLHTSDGGSHLVRIPLAQLEERWENAGFVRIHRSFLVALPLVTELRMTSNGYAVVIGSGEGAKELPVSRRHTRELKERIVRPPKSSWG, from the coding sequence ATGCGCGGCACAGTGAGTACCCCAGTGAACAGTCGCGCGGACGGCACCGGCCTCCTCGTCCTGGCGGTGGACGACGAGGCGCCCGGTCTGAGCGAGATCAAGTACCTGCTCGAGAGCAGCCCGCACATCCGACGCGTGCTCACGGCCTTCGACGCGGCCGAGGCGCTGCGCATCCTCCGGGGTGACTACGACGTCGAGGTGATGGACCGCACCCGGGCCGGGCTGCCGCCGGTCGACGCCGTGTTCGCCGACATCAACATGCCCGGCCTGAGCGGCACGGACCTCGCGCGCGTGCTCGGCGCGTTCCGCGCGCCACCGGCGCTGGTGTTCGTGACGGGCGTCGAGCACTCGGAGGCCGTGGTGGCGTTCGAGGTGGGCGCGCTCGACTTCGTGACCAAGCCGATCAACGAGGACCGGGTCAACAAGGCGATCTCGCGCGTGGTCGACCGGGTCGCCGCGACACCGGCGGTCAACCCCGAGCCCGCCGCGGCGGAGCCGCAGGACGACGAGGTGATCCCGGTCGAGCTGGGTGGCACCATCAAGCTCGTGCCGAGGGCCACCGTCCGCTACGTCGAAGCGCAGGGCGACTACGCGCGCCTGCACACCAGCGACGGCGGGAGCCACCTGGTGCGCATCCCGCTGGCGCAGCTGGAGGAGCGCTGGGAGAACGCGGGCTTCGTCCGCATCCACCGCTCCTTCCTGGTGGCGCTGCCGCTGGTGACCGAGCTGCGGATGACGTCGAACGGGTACGCGGTGGTGATCGGCTCGGGCGAGGGCGCGAAGGAGCTGCCGGTCAGCAGGCGGCACACCCGCGAGCTGAAGGAGAGGATCGTGCGGCCCCCCAAGAGCAGTTGGGGATGA
- a CDS encoding S49 family peptidase: MSVTDKIAARLPKIVGERTERGPVVAAVRLHGVITPTPTPMARNAISLQTVESALTRAFEHDRLVAVALLINSPGGAPTQSALVAERIRELAAKKKVPVLAFCEDLAASGGYWLACAGDEVYAHGTSLVGSIGVVSAGFGLNGLIERYGVERRVHTAGDNKVRLDPFSPEKPEDVEWLKGLQVQLHEQFVEWVRERRGVKLKATDDELFNGEVWTGARAVELGLVDGIGTLRGVVAKRYPDAEIAVAEPRRPLLARLGFAGATTRSGDLLLEGLAALEERARWSRFGL; encoded by the coding sequence ATGAGCGTCACGGACAAGATCGCCGCCCGGCTGCCCAAGATCGTCGGCGAGCGGACCGAGCGCGGGCCCGTCGTGGCCGCCGTCCGCCTGCACGGCGTCATCACCCCGACGCCGACGCCGATGGCCCGCAACGCCATCAGCCTGCAGACCGTGGAGAGCGCGCTGACCCGCGCGTTCGAGCACGACCGGCTGGTCGCGGTCGCCCTGCTGATCAACTCGCCCGGCGGCGCGCCGACCCAGTCCGCCCTGGTCGCCGAGCGCATCCGCGAGCTGGCCGCGAAGAAGAAGGTGCCGGTCCTGGCGTTCTGCGAGGACCTGGCCGCCTCCGGCGGCTACTGGCTGGCCTGCGCGGGCGACGAGGTCTACGCGCACGGCACGTCGCTGGTCGGCTCGATCGGCGTGGTCAGCGCCGGGTTCGGCCTCAACGGCCTGATCGAGCGCTACGGCGTCGAGCGCCGCGTGCACACGGCCGGGGACAACAAGGTCCGGCTCGACCCGTTCAGCCCGGAGAAGCCCGAGGACGTCGAGTGGCTCAAGGGCCTGCAGGTCCAGCTGCACGAGCAGTTCGTGGAGTGGGTCAGGGAGCGCCGGGGCGTGAAGCTCAAGGCGACCGACGACGAGCTGTTCAACGGCGAGGTGTGGACCGGCGCGCGGGCGGTCGAGCTCGGGCTGGTCGACGGCATCGGCACGCTGCGCGGCGTCGTCGCCAAGCGCTACCCGGACGCCGAGATCGCCGTCGCCGAGCCGCGCCGACCCCTGCTCGCCCGCCTCGGGTTCGCCGGCGCGACCACCCGATCGGGCGATCTCCTGCTGGAGGGGTTGGCGGCGCTGGAGGAGCGGGCGCGCTGGTCGCGATTCGGCTTGTGA
- a CDS encoding sensor histidine kinase has product MDAVRDLLTERAVLGLIATLAVLGLFVMLCRARRVSTSVEDAVMDMLHRMSKASADLREGLTEEAANKATPHLREMLRCVAVGITDHEGTLLSWDGGANDHYEFLRGHVESAIGEGHKEHVEHRKLDCELPGPCALHSAVIVPLVVEDDVAGTLIVISGVANKRQIRMAEETARFVSTQLELEVLQKSRQALAQAEVRALRAQISPHFVYNALNTISSLIRTDPAHARELLQEFAEFTRYSFRTDGFFTTLADELTNIHRYLTIEQARYGARLNVRLKIAPEVLQVVLPFLVLQPLVENAVRHGLAKKPGGGLLTIIAEDNGAEALISVEDDGVGMDPDRLFEDLKDAHQTGAHVGLGNINHRMRAVFGDDYALVVETAPEAGMKIILKIPKYSRGVRTNLPLVPPRLEDTTEQPVVRA; this is encoded by the coding sequence ATGGACGCCGTGCGGGACCTCCTGACCGAGCGCGCTGTGCTCGGACTCATCGCGACCTTGGCCGTCCTCGGCCTCTTCGTGATGCTGTGCCGCGCCCGCCGCGTGAGCACGTCGGTCGAGGACGCCGTGATGGACATGCTGCACCGCATGTCCAAGGCGTCGGCCGACCTGCGCGAGGGCTTGACCGAGGAGGCGGCGAACAAGGCGACGCCGCACCTGCGGGAGATGCTGCGGTGCGTCGCGGTCGGCATCACCGACCACGAGGGCACGCTGCTGTCCTGGGACGGCGGCGCCAACGACCACTACGAGTTCCTGCGCGGCCACGTCGAGAGCGCCATCGGCGAGGGCCACAAGGAGCACGTCGAGCACCGCAAGCTGGACTGCGAGCTGCCCGGTCCGTGCGCGCTGCACAGCGCCGTGATCGTGCCGCTGGTGGTGGAGGACGACGTCGCCGGCACGTTGATCGTGATCAGCGGGGTGGCGAACAAGCGGCAGATCCGGATGGCCGAGGAGACGGCGCGGTTCGTCTCCACCCAGCTGGAGCTGGAGGTGCTGCAGAAGTCCCGGCAGGCGCTGGCGCAGGCCGAGGTCCGGGCGCTGCGGGCGCAGATCTCGCCGCACTTCGTCTACAACGCGCTGAACACCATCTCGTCGCTGATCCGCACCGACCCGGCGCACGCGCGGGAGCTGCTGCAGGAGTTCGCCGAGTTCACCCGCTACTCGTTCCGCACCGACGGCTTCTTCACCACGCTGGCCGACGAGCTGACCAACATCCACCGCTACCTGACCATCGAGCAGGCGCGGTACGGCGCCCGGCTGAACGTGCGGCTCAAGATCGCGCCCGAAGTCCTCCAGGTCGTGCTGCCGTTCCTGGTGCTGCAACCGCTGGTGGAGAACGCCGTCCGGCACGGCCTGGCCAAGAAGCCCGGCGGCGGGCTGCTCACGATCATCGCCGAGGACAACGGCGCGGAGGCGTTGATCTCGGTCGAGGACGACGGCGTCGGGATGGACCCGGACCGGCTGTTCGAGGACCTGAAGGACGCCCACCAGACCGGCGCCCACGTCGGCCTCGGCAACATCAACCACCGGATGCGGGCGGTCTTCGGCGACGACTACGCGCTGGTCGTCGAGACCGCGCCGGAAGCGGGCATGAAGATCATCCTGAAGATCCCGAAGTACAGCCGGGGCGTGCGGACGAACCTGCCGCTGGTGCCGCCGCGGCTGGAGGACACCACCGAGCAGCCCGTCGTCCGCGCGTGA